One Bifidobacterium angulatum DSM 20098 = JCM 7096 DNA window includes the following coding sequences:
- a CDS encoding YlbL family protein: MSHTSIPSRIARYFRARSPRYLAGLIAVALSVVVLCLPSAYSVEMPGPTQNVLGSSDGKQIIAVSQAHTYRSRGKLLLTTVNASGLPGYPVTNAEVVWALFDPHAVVMPREVVVPTGQTAEEYEAESATEMKDSQNSAVKAAKNMLRKRGIDVADAQVSMHVDDIGGPSAGMMYTLGLIDKLTSQDETGGKTIAGTGTINAKGTVGEIGGIRLKMLGAKRDGATWFLAPRGNCDEVVGHVPSGLRDVAVSTIDDAYDAVVAIGKGKGASLPHCTVDTDVEKTK; this comes from the coding sequence ATGTCGCATACCTCAATACCCTCACGTATCGCACGGTATTTCCGTGCGCGTTCGCCGCGCTATCTGGCCGGTCTGATCGCAGTGGCGCTTTCCGTGGTGGTGCTGTGCCTGCCCAGCGCCTATTCGGTGGAAATGCCCGGCCCCACGCAGAACGTGCTTGGTTCCAGCGACGGCAAGCAGATCATCGCCGTTTCCCAAGCGCATACGTACCGGAGCCGGGGCAAGCTGCTGCTGACCACGGTGAATGCCAGCGGACTGCCCGGCTATCCGGTCACCAATGCGGAAGTGGTGTGGGCGCTGTTCGACCCCCATGCCGTGGTGATGCCGCGTGAAGTGGTGGTTCCGACCGGGCAGACTGCGGAGGAATACGAGGCCGAAAGCGCCACGGAGATGAAGGATTCGCAAAACAGCGCCGTCAAGGCTGCGAAGAACATGCTCAGAAAGCGTGGAATCGATGTAGCCGACGCCCAGGTGTCCATGCATGTGGACGATATCGGCGGCCCGTCCGCCGGCATGATGTACACGCTCGGTCTGATCGACAAGCTTACCTCCCAGGATGAGACCGGCGGCAAGACCATTGCCGGCACTGGCACCATCAACGCCAAGGGGACGGTGGGCGAGATCGGCGGCATCAGATTGAAGATGCTTGGAGCCAAACGCGACGGGGCCACATGGTTTTTGGCTCCCCGAGGCAATTGCGACGAAGTGGTCGGCCACGTTCCCAGCGGGTTGCGCGATGTGGCTGTTTCCACCATCGACGATGCCTATGATGCCGTCGTGGCCATAGGCAAGGGCAAGGGCGCATCGCTGCCGCATTGCACGGTCGATACCGACGTGGAGAAAACGAAATAG
- a CDS encoding DUF3052 domain-containing protein, with protein sequence MNQTASQNAEEFGFERGDIVQEWLWDDDVDDSIREKIEELTGEELVDEDYDSAVDGVILWWRDGDDEDALSDTIVDAYAVLGNDGPLWVLTPKPGRPGAPSSSTVQSAAKTAGMNAATPLTVSGDWNGIRLRAYGRGR encoded by the coding sequence GTGAATCAAACGGCATCACAGAACGCTGAAGAGTTTGGATTTGAACGCGGCGACATCGTGCAGGAATGGTTGTGGGATGACGACGTGGATGACTCCATCCGAGAGAAGATTGAAGAACTGACTGGCGAAGAGCTTGTCGATGAGGATTACGATTCCGCTGTAGACGGAGTAATCCTGTGGTGGCGGGATGGCGACGATGAGGATGCGCTTTCGGACACCATCGTTGACGCCTACGCCGTGCTCGGCAATGACGGGCCGTTATGGGTGCTTACCCCGAAGCCGGGGCGTCCGGGGGCGCCAAGCTCCAGCACCGTGCAATCCGCGGCCAAGACCGCCGGCATGAATGCGGCGACTCCATTGACGGTGAGCGGCGATTGGAACGGCATTCGCCTGCGCGCCTACGGCAGGGGAAGGTGA
- a CDS encoding DivIVA domain-containing protein, with protein MAQQSEASIPRAGKRKWGYDPGQVDEFLEHAHALYDGDGVQLTQRDIQNVSFDLTRGGYVIAQVDAALARLERAVVDKQTACEISQHGRVAWKAQTEDLYHDVARHVGRANGERFSSGKPHVPSYDRKQVDKLADRIVDKCAAELGIDGISKEDVKGFDKITAEAVANSVFTQRKGKKGYDERQVDYFLNSCVQLLSRIESYGRISDRIAPNEGEKSEVPAMAAVAPAVSAAAAGTDAPLISADAQFQSAVSELLNTPEPTSVSTGDSFSEVSQAEQSLFSQPVQQSIFDQAAEPVQSAGNVSTSSIFPAQGSDENNTAIPPSFAPPVVNTDHAEAAAAQSQQQMADEPSATSSASIFAPAESVNPIPQQERTPLPSFEPAAQSHPVEAPAVEAPAAFAPSSAAPEPFAPAPDSIFAPPRQTAPAPTGTTAPAAQPTRVNASLASLAHMAEVSQELPRIEEKSFVPKVPSLDAPSPFASTSFPSFAPAGDETPQTVHQNDDGNGGNGADGTDNGVKFDFTFPGADIPDLSFPTFDNEKKEQ; from the coding sequence ATGGCTCAGCAGTCTGAAGCTTCAATCCCCAGGGCCGGGAAGCGCAAGTGGGGGTACGATCCCGGTCAAGTGGATGAGTTTCTGGAGCACGCACACGCGTTGTATGACGGCGATGGCGTGCAGCTGACGCAGCGCGACATCCAAAACGTTTCTTTTGACTTGACCCGAGGCGGTTACGTTATTGCGCAGGTCGACGCGGCACTGGCGCGATTGGAGCGTGCGGTGGTCGATAAGCAGACCGCCTGCGAGATCTCCCAGCATGGCCGCGTCGCGTGGAAGGCACAGACCGAAGACCTGTATCATGACGTCGCCCGTCACGTCGGTCGCGCGAATGGCGAGCGGTTCAGCTCCGGCAAGCCGCATGTGCCGTCCTATGACCGCAAGCAGGTCGATAAGCTCGCCGATAGGATCGTGGACAAGTGCGCGGCGGAGCTGGGCATCGACGGCATCTCCAAAGAGGATGTGAAGGGGTTCGACAAGATCACCGCGGAGGCGGTTGCCAATTCCGTGTTCACCCAGCGCAAGGGCAAGAAGGGGTATGACGAGCGTCAGGTCGATTATTTCCTGAACTCCTGCGTGCAGCTGCTGAGCCGTATCGAATCCTATGGTCGTATCTCCGACCGCATCGCCCCCAACGAGGGTGAGAAATCCGAAGTGCCGGCTATGGCGGCTGTCGCCCCGGCCGTTTCCGCGGCTGCGGCCGGCACGGACGCGCCGCTGATCTCCGCAGACGCCCAATTCCAGTCCGCGGTCAGCGAATTGTTGAACACTCCGGAACCCACCTCGGTGAGCACCGGCGACAGCTTCAGCGAAGTCAGCCAGGCCGAGCAGAGCCTCTTCTCCCAGCCTGTGCAGCAGTCCATATTCGACCAGGCGGCGGAACCGGTGCAGTCTGCCGGCAATGTTTCCACGTCGAGCATCTTCCCTGCTCAGGGTTCGGACGAGAACAACACGGCGATTCCGCCATCCTTTGCACCGCCAGTCGTCAACACCGATCATGCCGAGGCTGCGGCTGCGCAATCGCAGCAGCAGATGGCCGACGAGCCGAGCGCGACTTCCTCCGCTTCGATATTCGCCCCTGCCGAGTCCGTCAATCCGATTCCGCAGCAGGAACGCACACCGCTGCCGTCCTTCGAGCCGGCCGCGCAGTCGCATCCGGTCGAAGCCCCGGCTGTGGAAGCGCCTGCGGCATTCGCGCCGTCTTCCGCGGCCCCGGAGCCCTTCGCTCCGGCACCCGATTCCATATTCGCACCGCCACGCCAGACGGCACCGGCCCCGACAGGCACGACGGCACCGGCTGCACAGCCCACCCGCGTCAACGCTTCACTGGCCTCCCTGGCGCATATGGCCGAGGTCTCCCAGGAGCTCCCCAGGATCGAAGAGAAAAGCTTCGTGCCCAAGGTGCCGAGTCTTGATGCCCCCAGCCCGTTCGCGTCCACATCGTTCCCAAGCTTCGCGCCCGCCGGGGATGAAACCCCGCAGACCGTTCACCAGAACGATGATGGCAATGGCGGCAACGGTGCCGACGGCACCGACAATGGCGTGAAATTCGATTTCACCTTCCCCGGCGCCGATATTCCCGATCTGTCGTTCCCGACTTTCGACAACGAAAAGAAAGAGCAGTGA
- the dxr gene encoding 1-deoxy-D-xylulose-5-phosphate reductoisomerase: protein MHSNTVVVLGSTGSIGTQGLDVISRHPERFTVSGLAAGGAHIELLAQQAAQFHVPLVAVFDRQAAKPLREALDQAGAHGTQIQAGPEAVIGLAGSGADVVLNGITGSIGLEPSIAALQAGSQLALANKESVVAGGHLLFGAQIRDRQINPVDSEHSAIWQSLRSGTHAEVSKLIVTASGGPFRGWKRDQMTDITPEQALNHPTWHMGPVVTINSSTLMNKGLEVIEASRLFDIPPDRIEVTVHPQSIVHSMVEFVDGATISQASPPDMRLPIALGLSAPDRLGDVAAACDWTKAAQWTFEPLDDEAFPAVSLARHCLAASEKHTAVLNAANEQAVHAFLDHRLPYLGIVDTVKAVLDAMDGELRGAPLFKDVEEMGQVEREARRRADDLINRQQ from the coding sequence ATTCACAGCAATACCGTGGTCGTTCTTGGGTCCACCGGCTCCATCGGCACTCAAGGGCTTGACGTTATCTCCAGACATCCGGAACGTTTCACCGTAAGCGGTTTGGCCGCGGGCGGCGCCCATATCGAGCTGCTTGCCCAGCAGGCCGCGCAATTCCACGTTCCATTGGTCGCGGTGTTCGACAGGCAGGCCGCCAAGCCGCTGCGCGAGGCGCTTGACCAGGCGGGAGCCCACGGCACCCAGATTCAGGCGGGTCCTGAAGCGGTAATCGGATTGGCCGGTTCCGGAGCCGACGTGGTGTTGAACGGCATTACCGGTTCCATCGGCTTGGAGCCTTCCATTGCGGCGCTGCAGGCAGGATCCCAGCTGGCTCTTGCCAATAAGGAATCCGTTGTGGCTGGCGGTCATCTGCTGTTCGGCGCGCAGATTCGCGACCGGCAGATCAATCCCGTCGACTCCGAGCATTCCGCCATCTGGCAGTCCTTGCGTTCCGGCACGCATGCCGAAGTGTCCAAGCTTATCGTCACGGCATCCGGCGGCCCGTTCCGAGGCTGGAAGCGCGATCAGATGACCGATATCACACCCGAGCAGGCGCTGAACCACCCGACCTGGCATATGGGACCGGTGGTCACCATCAATTCGTCCACCTTGATGAACAAGGGTTTGGAGGTCATCGAGGCAAGCCGTCTGTTCGATATTCCGCCGGATCGCATCGAAGTGACCGTGCACCCGCAGTCCATCGTGCATTCCATGGTGGAATTCGTCGACGGCGCCACCATCAGCCAGGCATCGCCGCCCGACATGCGTCTGCCTATCGCGCTCGGTCTGTCCGCGCCGGACCGTCTGGGCGATGTCGCCGCGGCATGCGACTGGACCAAAGCCGCGCAGTGGACCTTCGAGCCGTTGGACGATGAGGCGTTCCCCGCGGTCTCCCTTGCCCGGCATTGCCTTGCCGCTTCGGAGAAGCATACCGCCGTGCTGAACGCGGCCAATGAACAGGCTGTGCACGCTTTTCTCGATCATCGTTTGCCATATCTGGGCATTGTGGACACGGTCAAGGCCGTGCTCGACGCGATGGACGGCGAACTGCGTGGCGCCCCGCTGTTCAAGGACGTGGAGGAAATGGGTCAAGTCGAGCGGGAAGCTCGACGCCGTGCCGATGATTTGATAAACCGTCAACAGTGA
- the ispG gene encoding flavodoxin-dependent (E)-4-hydroxy-3-methylbut-2-enyl-diphosphate synthase: MAEIEKPFRPTGDPIALTSESPLHPRRTSRRIMVGPVPVGGGAPISVQSMTNTVTADVPATLRQIAELTAAGCDIVRVAVPSQDDADALPEICAKSPIPVIADIHFQSKYVFQAIDAGCAAVRVNPGNIRKFDEVGPSICKAATDAGISLRIGVNAGSLDKELYAKYGGPTPEALVASALKEAHMFEDVGFHDFKISVKHHDVITMVQTYRLLASKGDWPLHLGVTEAGPAWQGTIKSCLAFGALLAEGIGDTIRVSLSAPPVEEVKVGCKLLEYMGLRPRKFDIISCPSCGRAQVDVIQLASAVTEGLKDVTAPIRVAVMGCIVNGPGEAREADLGVASGNGKGQIFIKGKVIETVPEDQIVETLLNKAQEIAAQMEADGQVPVNSTGPVVVPIQNPGH, from the coding sequence ATGGCAGAAATCGAAAAGCCGTTCCGCCCGACCGGCGACCCCATTGCCCTGACCAGTGAAAGCCCGTTGCATCCGCGCCGCACATCCCGCCGCATTATGGTCGGCCCGGTGCCGGTTGGTGGCGGAGCGCCGATTTCCGTACAATCCATGACCAATACGGTCACTGCCGATGTTCCCGCCACGTTGCGGCAGATTGCCGAGCTCACCGCGGCGGGCTGCGATATCGTCAGAGTCGCGGTGCCTAGTCAGGATGATGCCGACGCATTGCCGGAAATCTGCGCGAAGTCGCCGATTCCGGTGATCGCCGATATTCATTTCCAAAGCAAATACGTGTTCCAGGCCATCGATGCCGGCTGTGCAGCGGTACGCGTGAACCCGGGCAACATCCGCAAGTTCGATGAGGTCGGCCCGTCCATCTGCAAGGCCGCGACGGATGCCGGCATCTCCCTGCGCATCGGCGTGAACGCCGGTTCGCTCGACAAGGAACTGTATGCCAAATACGGTGGCCCGACCCCCGAAGCCCTGGTCGCATCGGCGCTGAAGGAAGCGCACATGTTCGAGGACGTAGGCTTCCACGATTTCAAAATCTCGGTGAAGCACCACGATGTCATCACCATGGTGCAGACCTATCGACTGCTCGCATCCAAAGGCGACTGGCCGTTGCATCTCGGCGTGACCGAGGCAGGGCCGGCTTGGCAGGGCACCATCAAATCCTGTCTGGCGTTCGGCGCGCTGCTTGCCGAAGGTATTGGCGACACCATCCGCGTTTCGCTGTCCGCACCTCCCGTCGAAGAGGTGAAGGTCGGTTGCAAACTGCTCGAATACATGGGATTGCGCCCACGCAAGTTCGACATCATCTCCTGCCCGAGCTGCGGCCGTGCACAGGTGGATGTGATTCAGCTCGCCTCCGCCGTGACCGAAGGGTTGAAGGATGTGACCGCGCCGATTCGCGTGGCTGTGATGGGATGCATCGTCAACGGCCCAGGCGAGGCGCGCGAAGCCGATTTGGGTGTGGCCTCCGGCAATGGCAAGGGGCAGATCTTCATCAAGGGCAAGGTGATCGAAACCGTGCCTGAAGACCAGATTGTTGAGACGCTCCTGAACAAGGCGCAGGAAATCGCGGCGCAAATGGAAGCGGACGGCCAGGTTCCGGTCAATTCCACCGGTCCGGTCGTGGTACCCATCCAGAATCCCGGGCACTGA
- a CDS encoding alpha/beta hydrolase family protein — protein sequence MRSRPWTIGHRIAVGLPIVIVMMGLLIGISSLTTVPWNNNPTGQTIASLTNDTAVTFASADGGNADLSKPGDYKVAERALSITVDRNGRQIGGARAVKVDESADGTWQVNGKGKDCKQTITVLIREPVGATGARPGAVFMHGAGFGTAYNSFGDVAQTLASAGLVTAVIDKPVWDTTDVNRDYPASARVYDDVVNLLRGMDNVDAANVGIYATSESTWISQYLLRDDPDIAFQVLLSPMVFSPRESLGFFVSQDFALAGANEGYQSIVRRVFSADTAMLGLTNFDLDLPESNAYSIPTLVAYGSKDVMTAQVEGVKRIFAKAHEAGNWDVTVRSYPVANHVLRLGDEAQTGTLLADEYLTDMTAWVEGTVNGLDQTSERVAGNSIFQSIAVPQELQPRRAGTVYGIILHVSMLLLLAVTGIMWLIALARWIRGRMSGTRHPLGFAHRLDNALIILTATTVGTLLLFIAGLSQVIMAVVHLAWGAASTDDPGMIGWSWPVIKAVCAFVVLAWSLVFTRLIEAAWRQGILRWPLRGEPIRRMVRGEEPVIASTRFARVLFWLTFATMMYILFFFAFWGLFVY from the coding sequence ATGCGCTCCCGGCCTTGGACGATAGGGCACCGGATTGCAGTTGGCCTGCCGATCGTCATCGTGATGATGGGATTGCTGATTGGCATATCCAGTCTCACCACCGTGCCATGGAACAATAATCCGACCGGTCAGACCATTGCCTCGCTGACGAATGACACCGCAGTCACATTCGCTTCGGCGGACGGCGGCAACGCCGATCTGAGCAAGCCTGGCGACTATAAGGTCGCGGAGCGTGCGCTCAGCATTACGGTGGATCGCAACGGCAGACAGATCGGCGGCGCGCGTGCCGTGAAAGTCGATGAAAGCGCCGACGGCACATGGCAGGTAAACGGCAAAGGCAAAGACTGCAAACAGACCATTACCGTACTGATCCGTGAGCCCGTCGGGGCGACCGGCGCACGCCCGGGGGCAGTGTTCATGCATGGCGCGGGATTCGGCACCGCCTATAACTCCTTCGGCGATGTGGCGCAGACGCTCGCCTCGGCAGGATTGGTCACCGCCGTGATCGACAAGCCGGTATGGGACACCACCGACGTGAATCGCGACTACCCGGCTTCGGCCCGCGTCTATGACGATGTGGTCAACCTGCTTCGTGGAATGGACAACGTCGACGCCGCCAACGTCGGCATCTACGCCACATCCGAATCCACATGGATCTCGCAATACCTGCTGAGGGACGATCCCGACATCGCATTCCAGGTGCTGCTCAGCCCCATGGTGTTCAGTCCACGCGAATCATTGGGTTTCTTCGTTTCGCAGGATTTTGCGTTGGCCGGGGCGAATGAAGGGTACCAGTCGATTGTGCGCCGGGTGTTCAGCGCGGACACCGCGATGCTCGGATTGACGAATTTCGACCTCGACCTTCCCGAATCGAACGCCTACTCGATTCCGACGCTTGTAGCCTACGGTTCCAAGGATGTGATGACCGCACAGGTCGAAGGCGTCAAGCGCATATTCGCCAAAGCGCACGAAGCCGGCAACTGGGATGTGACCGTACGCAGCTACCCGGTGGCCAACCATGTGCTCAGACTCGGCGACGAGGCCCAAACGGGAACCCTGCTCGCCGACGAATACCTTACCGATATGACCGCATGGGTGGAAGGCACGGTGAACGGGTTGGACCAGACCAGCGAACGCGTGGCCGGCAACTCCATCTTCCAATCCATCGCCGTACCGCAGGAACTGCAACCCAGACGCGCCGGAACCGTATACGGGATCATATTGCATGTCAGCATGCTGCTTCTGCTGGCAGTCACCGGCATCATGTGGCTGATCGCGCTGGCGCGTTGGATTCGAGGGCGTATGTCCGGTACGCGTCATCCGCTGGGATTCGCCCATCGACTCGACAACGCGCTGATCATACTCACCGCGACCACGGTCGGCACATTACTGCTGTTCATAGCGGGACTGTCCCAGGTGATTATGGCAGTGGTGCACCTGGCGTGGGGCGCGGCATCCACCGACGACCCGGGTATGATCGGCTGGAGCTGGCCGGTGATCAAAGCGGTGTGCGCATTCGTTGTGCTGGCATGGTCGCTTGTATTCACGCGTCTGATCGAAGCGGCCTGGCGCCAAGGCATATTGCGTTGGCCGTTGCGGGGCGAACCCATTCGCAGAATGGTGCGTGGCGAGGAACCGGTAATCGCCTCGACCCGGTTCGCACGTGTGCTGTTCTGGCTGACCTTCGCAACGATGATGTACATCCTGTTCTTCTTCGCCTTCTGGGGTCTGTTCGTATACTAG
- the recO gene encoding DNA repair protein RecO yields the protein MALYHDEGVVLRTAKLGEADRIITLLTRDHGKVRAVAKGVRRAKSRFGGRLEPFMRVDVLIAEGRTLDTISQVESISAYAGPICADYDSYTAANVIAETADKLASAENERVTAQYRLLAGALNALATHAHGPELISASYVMRALSLAGWTPRLASCMVCDSREITHFSVPDGGALCATHHTPRSEPIPLPVRAELEALMNGDWRELEGVREPMPQTRAIIEEWAEYYLERPLRSLRVMGA from the coding sequence ATGGCTTTATATCATGATGAAGGCGTGGTGTTGCGTACCGCCAAACTCGGCGAGGCCGATCGCATCATCACATTGCTTACCCGCGATCACGGCAAGGTGCGCGCCGTCGCCAAAGGCGTGCGAAGGGCTAAATCACGCTTCGGAGGCAGACTCGAACCGTTCATGCGAGTGGATGTGCTTATCGCCGAAGGGCGCACGCTGGACACGATTTCGCAGGTCGAATCCATATCCGCTTATGCCGGGCCGATCTGCGCCGACTACGACTCCTATACCGCGGCCAACGTTATCGCCGAGACCGCGGACAAACTCGCATCGGCCGAAAACGAGCGTGTCACCGCGCAATACCGTCTGCTTGCCGGAGCGTTGAACGCGTTGGCCACGCATGCGCACGGCCCCGAACTCATTTCGGCATCCTATGTGATGCGTGCGCTGTCACTTGCGGGTTGGACCCCGCGACTCGCTTCATGCATGGTGTGCGACAGCCGTGAGATCACGCATTTCTCCGTACCGGACGGCGGTGCGTTATGTGCCACGCACCATACGCCGCGTTCGGAACCGATCCCATTGCCAGTCCGCGCTGAATTGGAAGCCCTGATGAACGGCGACTGGCGCGAACTCGAGGGGGTGCGCGAGCCGATGCCGCAAACGCGTGCGATCATCGAGGAATGGGCCGAATACTATCTTGAACGGCCGTTACGTTCACTGCGTGTCATGGGAGCATGA
- a CDS encoding isoprenyl transferase has product MAFENVDYTSLSIPAAPFSDPSRIPDFPKNKVPRHVGVIMDGNGRWAQQRGLIRTDGHQAAEPVVFDTIAGAIEAGVRYLSLYTFSTENWKRSPQEVRFLMGFSRDIIHRRVDQMNEWGVRVRWSGRRPKLWKSVIDELEVAQEKTKKNKTIDVVFCLNYGGRAEIADACAAIAREVRDGKISGDRVTEKMIAEHLYNPDIPDCDLVIRTSGEQRTSNFLPWEAAYAELDFVPELFPDCGREVLWRSIDHYVHRDRRFGGVKK; this is encoded by the coding sequence ATGGCTTTTGAAAACGTCGACTACACTTCGCTGAGCATTCCGGCAGCGCCTTTTTCCGATCCTTCGCGTATTCCTGATTTCCCCAAGAACAAAGTTCCACGCCATGTGGGCGTGATCATGGACGGTAACGGCCGTTGGGCCCAGCAGCGTGGCCTGATTCGCACCGATGGGCATCAGGCCGCGGAACCGGTGGTATTCGACACGATCGCTGGTGCCATCGAGGCTGGCGTGCGTTACCTGTCGTTGTATACGTTCTCCACTGAAAACTGGAAGCGCAGCCCGCAGGAGGTGCGTTTCCTTATGGGCTTCTCGCGCGACATCATCCATCGCCGCGTCGATCAGATGAACGAATGGGGTGTGCGCGTGCGTTGGTCCGGGCGCCGTCCGAAGCTGTGGAAGTCCGTGATCGACGAGCTGGAAGTGGCGCAGGAGAAGACCAAGAAGAACAAGACCATCGACGTGGTGTTCTGCCTGAACTACGGTGGCCGCGCCGAAATTGCGGACGCCTGTGCCGCGATTGCGCGAGAGGTGCGTGACGGCAAGATCTCCGGCGATCGTGTGACGGAGAAGATGATTGCCGAGCACCTGTACAATCCGGATATTCCCGATTGCGATCTGGTGATCCGTACGTCCGGCGAACAACGCACCTCCAACTTCCTGCCGTGGGAGGCGGCCTACGCCGAACTTGATTTCGTGCCCGAACTGTTCCCGGATTGCGGCCGTGAGGTGCTGTGGCGCTCCATCGACCATTACGTCCACCGTGATCGCAGATTCGGCGGCGTGAAGAAGTGA
- a CDS encoding type IV toxin-antitoxin system AbiEi family antitoxin domain-containing protein, which produces MRPFWDTDIKVVARRVRQGNIVRVHRGLYAVKEYWERLDPLEQVRHIMRSLGRWHEQWVFCGASAAIMHGLECSYRQSRPIHVAVGKSRRAKNQATIRYHALTDSDAVVIDGVKVTSIQRTLVDCAAMMPFRYALSPIDAALRQGRISKELLLAYVDSLPMLRDRERVRAVLAMGDGRSENGGESECRAVLQEMGFPVHRLQVEFPCRAHPGRVHRVDFLWVREDGTLVAGELDGVCKFMDPSMTSGRAVKQVVDAERERQECLRRSGVDMVRMYYSDLDNPRVLTRRLEEARVPRRMPGTWLMRGLCGRNGRNWG; this is translated from the coding sequence ATGCGGCCGTTCTGGGACACCGACATCAAGGTGGTCGCGCGGCGCGTCAGACAGGGGAACATCGTGCGGGTTCATCGCGGTCTGTACGCGGTGAAGGAGTATTGGGAACGGCTGGATCCGCTCGAACAGGTCCGCCACATCATGCGCTCATTGGGGCGATGGCATGAGCAATGGGTGTTCTGCGGGGCAAGCGCGGCGATCATGCATGGCTTGGAGTGCTCATACCGGCAATCGCGTCCGATTCATGTTGCGGTGGGCAAAAGCAGACGCGCGAAGAACCAGGCGACGATACGGTATCACGCGCTGACTGATTCCGACGCGGTGGTCATCGATGGTGTGAAAGTGACATCGATCCAACGCACGCTTGTCGATTGCGCGGCAATGATGCCGTTTCGCTACGCGTTGTCGCCGATTGATGCCGCGCTGCGTCAAGGGCGGATCAGCAAAGAGCTGCTGTTGGCGTATGTGGATTCCCTGCCGATGCTCCGCGATCGTGAGCGTGTGCGCGCCGTACTCGCCATGGGCGATGGCAGAAGCGAGAACGGCGGTGAATCGGAATGCCGCGCGGTGCTGCAGGAAATGGGATTCCCGGTGCACCGTCTCCAGGTTGAATTCCCGTGCCGGGCGCATCCCGGCCGCGTGCACAGAGTGGATTTCCTATGGGTGCGCGAGGACGGCACCTTGGTTGCCGGGGAGCTCGATGGGGTGTGCAAATTCATGGATCCGTCGATGACTTCGGGACGTGCGGTCAAGCAGGTTGTGGATGCTGAGCGAGAGCGGCAGGAGTGCCTCAGACGGAGCGGGGTGGATATGGTGCGCATGTACTACTCGGACTTGGACAATCCACGGGTGCTGACGAGGCGCTTGGAGGAGGCTCGTGTGCCACGACGGATGCCGGGAACGTGGCTTATGCGCGGGCTGTGCGGTCGAAATGGACGGAATTGGGGCTGA